From one Fulvitalea axinellae genomic stretch:
- a CDS encoding GAF domain-containing protein, whose protein sequence is MDDNTLRILERLDLNTGEKAVVIFDIKGYDFDKNIATAAHEGDWIYLINEEGLLSYMFAKDHRGIWDIDEYRYLISKPFTEMPGCGEYHSKQKKGLNYSGVYSIQGDDRYIFSKVMENGWVMVITSSVNESISEAKASVGIAAGIQLLIGLIIIVITVSRTRTMTGNVAALYKLADYMVQGDPNKLKELNLGSSVKEFHEIKLSFEKIADSFLSMCQFSNDIGNGNYKTEYYFHKNNALGNSLLKMKESLLQYQTQDKNRRWITEGIADFSHKLRKYSDNIDKLSDNVLRDLVKYMDANQGALYTVSEIEDEPKLIMRSCYAFGRKKFRKSTIAFGEGLAGQACLEKDIIRMTEVPDDYVNITSGLGQALPKAILIVPLMMDGQVYGIIELAGFKVFEEHHIEFIKKLSEAIAGTLSYLEVNEKTKKLLKETEEQAKQMASQEEEMRQNMEELLATQEQMNRMQKENEQDLFTQEEK, encoded by the coding sequence ATGGATGATAATACTTTGCGCATACTGGAGCGGTTGGATCTAAATACAGGTGAAAAAGCCGTGGTCATCTTCGACATCAAGGGGTATGACTTTGACAAAAACATAGCCACCGCCGCCCATGAAGGTGACTGGATATATTTAATCAACGAAGAAGGCTTACTCTCTTATATGTTCGCCAAGGACCATAGAGGAATCTGGGATATCGATGAATATCGTTACCTTATTTCAAAGCCTTTTACGGAAATGCCTGGTTGCGGGGAATACCATTCTAAACAAAAGAAGGGGCTAAATTATTCGGGCGTTTATTCCATTCAAGGTGATGATCGATACATCTTCTCCAAGGTAATGGAAAACGGCTGGGTTATGGTTATTACCAGTTCCGTTAATGAATCGATTTCGGAGGCGAAAGCCTCGGTTGGGATAGCGGCAGGAATTCAGTTACTTATAGGGCTTATCATCATCGTTATTACCGTAAGTCGCACAAGGACTATGACCGGTAATGTTGCCGCCTTATATAAGTTGGCGGATTATATGGTTCAAGGGGATCCTAATAAATTGAAAGAACTAAATCTGGGATCAAGCGTAAAGGAATTCCACGAAATAAAACTATCGTTTGAAAAGATAGCGGATTCTTTTCTTTCGATGTGCCAGTTCTCTAATGATATTGGTAACGGAAATTACAAAACAGAATACTACTTCCACAAGAATAACGCATTAGGCAACTCTTTGCTCAAGATGAAAGAGTCGTTATTGCAGTACCAAACCCAAGACAAAAACCGCCGATGGATAACGGAGGGAATTGCGGACTTTTCGCATAAACTCCGGAAATACTCCGACAATATTGATAAGCTTAGCGATAATGTTTTACGTGATCTGGTCAAGTATATGGACGCCAACCAAGGGGCATTGTATACTGTATCGGAGATAGAAGATGAGCCAAAACTTATAATGCGTTCATGCTATGCGTTTGGCAGAAAAAAATTCAGAAAATCTACTATTGCGTTTGGCGAAGGTTTGGCAGGACAAGCGTGCCTTGAAAAAGACATAATCCGCATGACCGAAGTTCCCGACGATTACGTCAATATAACATCGGGATTGGGACAAGCCCTGCCGAAAGCAATCCTTATCGTACCTTTAATGATGGACGGCCAAGTATATGGTATAATAGAATTGGCCGGATTCAAAGTATTCGAAGAACACCATATCGAATTCATTAAAAAGCTTTCCGAAGCGATAGCGGGAACTCTTTCTTATTTGGAAGTAAACGAAAAAACAAAGAAGCTTTTAAAGGAAACAGAAGAGCAGGCAAAACAGATGGCCTCCCAAGAAGAGGAAATGCGCCAGAACATGGAAGAACTCTTGGCCACTCAAGAGCAAATGAATCGTATGCAAAAAGAAAACGAGCAAGATTTATTTACTCAAGAAGAAAAGTAA
- a CDS encoding IS701 family transposase, with protein MKRRDGFELYTDYLIASRGQATSTGLSASLDNQIPHDYFSDLLKQPDMDQKAFWKEVKSFARSIEGEEAVLSIDDCIVHKPHSSENDIVAYHFDHTVGKAVKGINSLNFLLSNTVEGQTVNCPVAYEIVHKTVKYIDKNGKEKRKSEKTKNEMVLEVLHRLNFLNKLVFRYILFDTWFTASDTLKYIHYKLKKVFVCPLKSNRNIAMSEKDKNEGKFIHVSDAPIESGQVKRVWVKGVDFPVTLAKQVFTNRDRSTAEQWLVTNGENMAFEDIVAIYQKRWKVEEFHKSLKQNTMLGKSPTKMEITQLNHIFASMIAYIKLEKLKVKEKLNHFAIKSKLYLKMIKAAMEELDALRSA; from the coding sequence ATGAAAAGGAGAGACGGATTTGAATTATACACGGATTATCTTATTGCCAGTCGAGGGCAAGCCACCTCAACAGGGCTCTCAGCATCTTTGGACAATCAGATTCCCCATGATTATTTCAGCGACCTCCTCAAGCAACCGGACATGGACCAAAAGGCTTTTTGGAAAGAGGTGAAGTCTTTCGCCAGGAGTATTGAGGGCGAAGAGGCGGTTTTGAGTATCGACGATTGCATTGTCCACAAGCCTCATTCCTCGGAAAACGACATCGTAGCTTATCATTTCGACCATACTGTAGGCAAAGCGGTCAAAGGGATCAACTCCCTTAACTTTCTTCTGAGCAATACCGTGGAAGGACAAACGGTTAACTGTCCGGTCGCTTATGAGATCGTCCACAAGACGGTGAAATACATAGACAAGAACGGGAAGGAAAAGCGTAAAAGCGAGAAAACGAAAAATGAGATGGTACTGGAAGTTTTACACCGTCTAAACTTTCTGAACAAACTGGTTTTCAGGTACATTCTTTTCGATACGTGGTTCACCGCCAGCGATACGCTGAAGTATATTCATTACAAGCTCAAGAAGGTTTTCGTTTGCCCGCTGAAGAGCAACAGGAATATAGCAATGAGCGAAAAGGACAAAAACGAGGGCAAATTCATTCACGTTTCGGATGCGCCTATTGAAAGCGGTCAAGTGAAGCGGGTGTGGGTCAAGGGAGTTGATTTTCCTGTCACGCTCGCCAAACAAGTCTTTACAAACAGGGACCGGTCGACCGCGGAACAATGGCTGGTTACCAACGGGGAGAACATGGCTTTCGAGGATATCGTAGCGATCTACCAAAAACGGTGGAAAGTCGAGGAGTTCCATAAGTCGCTCAAGCAAAACACGATGTTAGGCAAGTCTCCCACAAAGATGGAGATTACCCAATTGAACCACATCTTCGCTTCCATGATCGCCTACATAAAACTGGAAAAACTGAAGGTTAAGGAGAAGCTGAATCACTTTGCGATAAAATCAAAATTGTATTTGAAGATGATAAAGGCTGCCATGGAAGAACTTGACGCCTTGCGGTCGGCCTGA
- a CDS encoding peptidase, with protein sequence MFKAELKSRQDEDICVSVTLDNHSKNYICECGDASGLTVKDCQDAEAIFISHAHIDHFVNFDSLIRHQIGTEKRIVVCGPQDITERVTHKLLAYTWNLIEAGSVEYEIREISESGIKRTLLAPPNWEPITLPDLDLPLGQIFSNERFAVHFTILDHKTPSVAYLFQEFDSVNINLKNGKFRGGPWIRELKEAFVNDQKNREITIGEKAFEAQELFYLLEIKRGYKLGIKMDHAPNEENHSKIKALFSSSDKVLIESFYN encoded by the coding sequence ATGTTTAAAGCCGAATTGAAAAGTAGACAAGACGAAGATATCTGCGTCTCGGTAACATTAGATAATCATAGTAAAAATTATATCTGCGAATGCGGTGATGCTTCGGGTCTGACGGTAAAAGATTGTCAAGACGCTGAAGCCATTTTCATAAGTCACGCTCATATTGACCATTTTGTGAACTTTGATTCGTTGATTCGCCACCAGATAGGGACTGAAAAACGGATTGTGGTTTGTGGTCCACAAGATATCACCGAGCGTGTTACTCACAAATTACTTGCCTATACTTGGAATTTGATCGAAGCGGGGTCAGTTGAATATGAAATACGGGAAATATCCGAATCTGGAATAAAGAGGACCCTTCTGGCTCCGCCAAATTGGGAACCCATTACGCTTCCTGATCTGGATTTGCCTTTGGGCCAAATATTTTCGAACGAACGTTTTGCCGTCCATTTTACCATTTTGGATCACAAAACACCTTCCGTAGCTTATCTTTTCCAAGAATTCGACAGTGTAAATATCAATCTCAAAAACGGAAAATTCAGGGGCGGTCCTTGGATCCGGGAATTAAAGGAAGCTTTTGTGAATGATCAAAAGAACAGAGAAATCACAATAGGGGAAAAGGCATTCGAAGCCCAAGAGCTTTTTTATCTTTTGGAAATCAAAAGAGGGTATAAGCTAGGGATAAAAATGGACCACGCTCCGAATGAAGAAAACCACTCCAAGATCAAAGCGCTCTTCTCAAGTAGCGATAAGGTTTTAATCGAATCGTTTTATAACTGA
- a CDS encoding ABC-F family ATP-binding cassette domain-containing protein: MISVDALTVEFSGSTLFSDISFVVNETDKIALMGKNGAGKSTLMKIIAGIQKPTKGGISAPKDAVIAYLPQHLLMEDDCTVMEEASKAFASVFAMRDEMEALNKELETRTDYESESYMKVIERVSDLSEKYYALEEVNYEAEVEKALLGLGFVREDFQKPTSAFSGGWRMRVELAKILLQKPDLILMDEPTNHLDIDSIQWLEDFLVNRAKAVIVISHDRAFVDAVTNRTIEVTMGKAYDYKVNYSHYLELRKERREQQQKAYDEQQKFIAETQAFIERFKGTYSKTLQVQSRVKMLEKLELIEVDEIDTSALKLRFPPAPHSGKYPVRAVDVSKSYGDHTVFKNASVIIEKGERVAFVGKNGAGKSTMIKAIMGEIGFEGEMEIVPNARIGYFAQNQASLLDENLTIFQTVDDAAKGEIRNQIKNILGAFMFGGDISQKKVKVLSGGEKTRLAMIKLLLEPANILILDEPTNHLDMKTKDILKEALLKFDGTLILVSHDRDFLSGLADKVFEFGNQRILEHFEGIDDFLKHKKMENLREIEK; this comes from the coding sequence ATGATTTCGGTAGACGCCTTAACCGTTGAGTTTAGCGGTTCGACTTTGTTCAGCGACATTTCCTTCGTGGTAAACGAAACGGACAAAATAGCCCTGATGGGTAAAAACGGGGCCGGAAAGTCCACCCTGATGAAGATTATCGCCGGTATTCAGAAACCTACCAAAGGCGGTATCTCGGCTCCCAAAGACGCCGTAATCGCATATTTGCCTCAGCATTTGCTGATGGAAGACGACTGCACCGTAATGGAGGAAGCGTCGAAGGCTTTCGCTTCGGTGTTCGCCATGCGCGACGAGATGGAGGCTTTGAACAAAGAGCTCGAAACTCGTACCGATTATGAATCGGAAAGTTACATGAAGGTGATCGAGCGGGTTTCGGACCTTAGCGAAAAGTATTACGCCCTTGAGGAAGTGAACTACGAGGCCGAAGTGGAAAAGGCTTTGCTCGGGTTGGGTTTTGTGCGCGAAGATTTTCAGAAACCTACCAGCGCTTTCAGTGGCGGATGGCGGATGCGTGTGGAGTTGGCCAAGATTCTACTTCAGAAGCCGGACCTGATCCTGATGGACGAACCGACCAACCACCTCGACATCGATTCGATTCAGTGGTTGGAAGATTTCTTGGTAAATCGTGCTAAGGCCGTAATCGTAATCTCGCACGACCGTGCTTTCGTAGATGCCGTTACCAACCGCACCATCGAGGTTACTATGGGTAAGGCTTACGATTATAAAGTAAACTACTCGCATTATCTGGAACTTCGTAAAGAGCGCCGTGAGCAACAGCAAAAGGCTTATGACGAACAGCAGAAGTTTATAGCCGAGACACAGGCCTTTATCGAAAGGTTCAAAGGGACTTACTCCAAGACCTTGCAGGTGCAGTCAAGGGTTAAAATGCTCGAAAAGCTGGAACTAATAGAAGTGGACGAAATCGATACGTCGGCGTTGAAGTTGCGTTTTCCGCCCGCTCCGCATAGTGGAAAATATCCTGTCAGGGCCGTTGACGTAAGTAAGAGCTACGGAGACCATACCGTATTCAAAAACGCATCCGTGATTATCGAAAAGGGAGAGCGTGTTGCTTTTGTGGGTAAAAACGGCGCAGGTAAATCTACTATGATCAAGGCGATCATGGGCGAGATCGGTTTTGAGGGCGAAATGGAAATTGTACCAAATGCCAGGATCGGCTATTTCGCGCAGAACCAAGCCTCCTTGCTTGACGAGAACCTTACCATATTCCAAACTGTAGACGACGCGGCCAAAGGAGAAATCCGTAACCAGATCAAGAATATTCTCGGCGCGTTCATGTTCGGTGGCGATATTTCCCAGAAAAAAGTCAAGGTGCTTTCCGGCGGGGAAAAAACCCGTTTGGCCATGATCAAACTCCTGCTGGAACCGGCCAATATCCTGATCCTTGACGAACCGACCAACCACCTCGATATGAAGACTAAGGACATCCTGAAGGAAGCCTTGCTCAAATTCGACGGAACATTGATCCTCGTCTCTCACGACCGGGACTTCCTCAGCGGTTTGGCCGACAAGGTATTCGAATTCGGGAACCAACGGATCCTTGAGCATTTCGAAGGCATCGACGATTTCTTGAAACACAAAAAGATGGAGAACCTGAGGGAAATCGAAAAGTAA
- a CDS encoding choice-of-anchor D domain-containing protein, with product MFSRLTVLLLAFLVWGVTSLSAQTITTVAGNGTGGFSGDGGPATSAAMHSPSGLAIDSQGNIYFADRQNNRIRKIATDGTISTFAGGGSASQAQQYGDGGQATDASILLPFEIAFNSAGELYISDRSHGTIRKVATDGVITSVAGIYGQFGYSGDGGPATSAEIHFPEGITIDGDGNLIISDLSNHRIRKVDGNGIINTIAGTGSVGGNGDGGQATAAQLHFPIGVKVDQNGVIFITDSRNHRIRTIGTDGIIRTVAGTGSNGFSGDGNAATLAQLSNPRDIAVARDGTLYIADAGNYRIRAVDPNGGISTIAGDGTDAFSGDNGLAVNAQISDVYSLELDAEGDLYIADEGNDRVRKIDFARPDLRVRIDNNYIDSGHQIDFGDVDIDAHNQVTVHLENNGDETLTISSNGNHPLLLSGGSPDMFRLHQGTLSTVIAPGGSTSFQVDFRPTDHSEHHAHVTIHSDDYSHPSFRLNLRGHGRRITPTLTFNNINKTFGDSHFNLHSTTNSDSPVTYSIHGGNTNAISLSHSHNQRVDIHGAGTVTIRASVAQTDTYHAHHTDAVLHIDKATQTISNVANLTLTYSTTPTRLTGTSSSGHQVHYGVVGGGSHSVTVGGEFLHTQHVGTTTVRAAVPESANFHGTHQDFQVTVHRANATIQNFANFEVTYGDSGHNLTATSNSDSPVTYHIIGGADVIALNHHTVHAQKAGTAHLLARVHQTNRYNHHEQVVTVTSHRASATIHNFPDVTLTYGGPAHTLNANTNSDAPIVYEILEGGDVISLANNQITALKDGVARIRASVAQTDRYTHRAHTSTVTVNGATATISGPAGLDFTYGDPDYFLPYTSNSDTPVQYQLTDGYTGVELDGETLEILRYGNATLRVFTPATDRYQASELLVPISVQRAQATILNWTDKPHLVYDDTPLPLDAGSNSDTGVKYTIISGEDIISLGNPSFTMLKAGQAEVRAFVPQTDRYTSAGLTVTFTVAKAPTVFGNWDNFDLTYDNQPHILSPQSNSDATPDFSVTDGDQIVQITGDALTTVKAGQAMVRALYPETDRYLAMDSTVTVTVNKAPASIFSWENRLLTYTPESIQLTAGTTSNEQVQYEVHQGFNVLSVNGDILNTLEAGSARVRAFVPPNDRYLGAERIATIVVEKAVPEINDFSDIILTYGDTDQTINPTTNSNGALSLELADGSDVINLNNNTIVTLKAGQATLRAYTLETEQYKEYEKTITVTVNRATPNITNWNNVALVYSPQPVELDGMSDSDASPEYEIIAGQEFADLEGDKLTPLKAGAVTVRLSLAETDRYAAIDSDVVYDIRKSPAQITGANDVTLPYGKDMVGLNLNTDSDASFVFSIDGNDDVIRILDHSIELLNTGTVNVTASLAETDKYLAASATFTVTVIKATADFGNFGDRTIIFGDPMFSIALQTDYDGAIDYQLVSGESVTLQGSTVMALTSGQSVIRASGQGTRNYEPFSKTATITVERADPSIMDFNDQTRSLNDGGFTLMAHSNSDGAITYEIVSGDGNGSLEGNQVTVTGTGVFYIKASVAETGRFNSGFKIAGFTIMPELLTVGNVEPALSVFPVPSSDGYVNVSARNNIEMLRVVDLGGRVVYEAVYAQHQKKEAELELRKGVYTLLVWTKDGRNARKVIVK from the coding sequence ATGTTTTCAAGGCTAACCGTACTGCTTCTGGCTTTTTTGGTTTGGGGCGTCACAAGTCTGTCGGCGCAGACCATCACCACCGTGGCGGGCAACGGTACCGGCGGTTTTTCAGGTGACGGCGGACCGGCCACATCGGCCGCAATGCACTCACCGTCGGGATTAGCCATCGATAGCCAAGGGAACATTTACTTCGCCGACCGACAAAACAACCGTATACGCAAAATAGCCACGGACGGAACCATTAGCACATTTGCCGGAGGAGGTTCCGCCTCCCAAGCCCAACAATACGGAGATGGCGGACAGGCCACAGACGCCAGCATACTTCTACCGTTCGAAATCGCTTTTAACAGCGCCGGTGAATTATATATCAGTGACCGAAGTCACGGAACCATCCGAAAAGTGGCGACAGACGGAGTGATCACTTCCGTAGCCGGAATTTACGGGCAATTTGGCTATTCGGGAGACGGAGGCCCAGCCACTTCCGCCGAGATTCATTTTCCTGAAGGCATAACTATTGACGGAGACGGAAACCTGATTATAAGCGACCTGAGTAACCACAGGATCCGGAAAGTGGATGGCAACGGTATTATTAATACCATAGCTGGAACGGGAAGCGTAGGCGGAAACGGAGATGGAGGTCAGGCTACCGCTGCGCAATTGCACTTTCCGATAGGTGTAAAGGTAGATCAGAACGGAGTCATATTTATCACCGATAGCCGGAACCACAGAATACGGACTATCGGAACGGATGGCATAATTCGTACGGTAGCTGGCACTGGTTCCAACGGTTTCTCAGGGGATGGTAATGCGGCAACTTTAGCACAACTCTCCAATCCTCGTGATATAGCCGTGGCTCGTGACGGTACGCTATATATCGCTGACGCAGGGAACTATCGTATCAGAGCCGTAGATCCTAACGGAGGGATAAGCACTATTGCCGGTGATGGGACCGACGCTTTTTCCGGGGATAATGGGTTAGCCGTCAATGCACAAATCAGTGATGTATACTCCCTTGAGCTTGATGCAGAGGGCGATCTTTACATAGCCGACGAAGGCAATGATAGAGTCAGAAAAATAGACTTCGCAAGGCCCGATCTGAGGGTCCGCATTGATAACAATTATATAGATAGCGGCCATCAGATCGATTTTGGAGACGTGGATATTGACGCCCATAACCAAGTGACAGTACACTTGGAGAATAATGGAGATGAAACTCTCACTATCTCCAGTAATGGAAACCACCCTCTTTTATTGTCAGGGGGTAGCCCAGATATGTTCAGGCTTCATCAAGGAACACTTTCCACTGTAATTGCCCCTGGCGGAAGCACATCCTTCCAAGTGGATTTTAGGCCAACAGACCACAGCGAACATCACGCTCACGTAACGATACACAGCGATGATTATTCCCATCCGTCATTCAGGCTAAACCTTCGTGGCCACGGAAGGCGCATCACTCCCACTCTTACATTCAACAACATAAACAAAACCTTCGGCGATTCGCATTTCAACCTACACAGCACTACCAATTCAGACAGCCCCGTAACATACTCCATTCACGGAGGAAACACAAACGCGATTAGTCTTTCGCATTCGCACAACCAAAGGGTGGATATTCACGGAGCTGGAACCGTGACTATACGGGCCAGTGTAGCCCAAACGGATACTTACCACGCTCATCATACAGACGCCGTCTTACATATCGACAAAGCCACTCAGACGATCAGCAACGTCGCCAACCTGACCTTAACTTATTCCACCACCCCTACCCGGCTTACGGGCACGTCAAGTTCCGGCCACCAAGTGCATTATGGGGTTGTGGGTGGCGGTTCGCACTCGGTTACGGTAGGTGGGGAATTCCTACATACACAACATGTCGGAACGACTACCGTAAGGGCCGCGGTTCCCGAATCCGCTAACTTTCACGGCACTCACCAAGACTTTCAGGTAACAGTTCATAGAGCGAATGCTACGATCCAGAACTTCGCCAATTTTGAGGTTACTTACGGTGATAGCGGTCATAACCTTACCGCTACTTCCAACTCCGACAGCCCTGTCACTTACCATATTATAGGAGGGGCGGATGTCATCGCTTTGAACCATCATACGGTACATGCCCAGAAAGCCGGAACCGCCCATTTACTCGCCAGAGTCCATCAAACGAATCGGTATAATCATCATGAGCAGGTAGTGACCGTTACCTCGCATAGGGCTAGCGCCACTATCCATAATTTCCCGGATGTTACCCTTACTTACGGGGGCCCAGCGCATACATTGAACGCCAATACGAATTCTGACGCTCCGATAGTATATGAAATCTTGGAAGGCGGTGATGTAATCTCTCTAGCCAATAATCAGATAACCGCCCTAAAAGACGGAGTGGCTAGAATTAGAGCTTCAGTGGCGCAAACGGACAGGTACACTCACCGTGCCCATACCTCAACGGTTACCGTTAACGGAGCTACAGCAACCATCAGCGGACCAGCGGGTCTGGACTTCACCTACGGCGATCCCGACTACTTTTTGCCTTATACCAGCAACTCGGACACTCCCGTACAATACCAACTTACGGACGGATACACGGGGGTGGAACTGGACGGAGAAACGTTGGAGATTTTGCGTTACGGCAATGCCACATTGCGGGTATTCACACCAGCCACGGATCGTTATCAGGCATCCGAGCTACTGGTGCCTATCAGTGTTCAAAGAGCGCAGGCTACAATCCTAAACTGGACCGATAAGCCACATCTGGTATACGATGACACTCCCTTGCCTCTTGACGCTGGCTCGAACTCTGATACTGGCGTAAAGTATACGATAATCTCGGGCGAAGATATTATAAGCTTAGGCAACCCCTCCTTTACTATGCTGAAGGCCGGACAAGCCGAGGTTCGGGCTTTTGTCCCGCAGACCGACCGCTACACTAGCGCTGGGCTTACGGTTACTTTCACAGTGGCCAAAGCTCCAACTGTATTCGGTAACTGGGATAATTTTGACCTGACTTACGATAACCAACCTCATATCCTGAGCCCGCAAAGCAACTCCGACGCCACACCGGATTTCTCAGTAACCGACGGGGACCAAATTGTCCAAATAACCGGCGACGCACTGACTACCGTTAAAGCTGGCCAGGCTATGGTAAGGGCCTTGTACCCGGAAACAGACAGGTATTTGGCAATGGACAGCACCGTGACGGTAACGGTCAACAAAGCGCCGGCGAGTATATTCTCCTGGGAAAACAGATTGTTGACTTACACTCCCGAATCCATCCAGCTGACAGCCGGCACAACCTCCAACGAACAAGTACAGTACGAAGTGCATCAAGGCTTTAACGTATTAAGTGTAAACGGCGATATTCTTAATACACTTGAAGCCGGCAGTGCCAGAGTAAGGGCTTTCGTCCCTCCTAATGACCGATACTTAGGAGCCGAAAGAATAGCGACTATAGTAGTGGAAAAGGCCGTACCCGAGATCAATGACTTCTCGGATATCATATTAACCTATGGAGATACGGACCAAACGATAAACCCTACCACTAACTCCAACGGAGCGCTTTCCCTCGAACTAGCGGACGGCTCTGATGTGATCAATCTTAACAACAATACCATCGTTACCCTAAAAGCCGGGCAGGCAACGCTTAGGGCTTATACCCTAGAAACCGAACAGTACAAAGAGTATGAGAAGACGATAACTGTTACAGTAAACAGGGCCACCCCGAATATTACTAATTGGAACAATGTCGCTTTGGTTTATAGCCCGCAACCAGTCGAACTGGACGGTATGTCAGATTCGGACGCCAGTCCAGAGTATGAGATAATCGCTGGGCAAGAGTTCGCCGACTTGGAAGGCGATAAGCTGACACCGCTTAAAGCCGGTGCGGTCACGGTACGTTTGAGTTTGGCCGAAACGGACCGCTATGCGGCTATCGATAGCGACGTAGTTTATGATATACGTAAATCGCCGGCACAGATAACGGGGGCGAACGATGTGACGCTACCCTATGGAAAAGACATGGTAGGGCTTAACCTAAATACCGACTCCGACGCCTCTTTTGTCTTTAGTATTGATGGGAATGATGACGTCATACGTATTCTGGATCACTCCATCGAGTTGCTGAACACCGGAACGGTGAACGTAACCGCCAGCCTTGCGGAAACAGATAAGTATCTCGCTGCCAGCGCCACTTTTACGGTGACGGTGATTAAGGCCACGGCCGATTTCGGAAACTTCGGTGACCGCACGATAATCTTCGGCGACCCTATGTTTTCCATTGCGCTTCAGACCGACTATGATGGAGCCATTGATTACCAGTTGGTTTCCGGCGAGTCGGTTACGCTTCAGGGTTCTACCGTTATGGCGCTCACCTCCGGCCAAAGCGTGATAAGGGCCAGCGGACAAGGCACTCGTAATTATGAGCCGTTCAGCAAGACGGCCACCATTACCGTAGAGCGGGCCGATCCGTCTATCATGGATTTCAACGACCAAACTCGTAGCCTAAACGACGGAGGCTTTACGCTTATGGCTCATTCCAACTCTGACGGGGCCATAACTTATGAAATTGTAAGCGGAGACGGCAACGGAAGCCTAGAAGGAAATCAGGTGACCGTAACCGGTACGGGCGTCTTTTATATAAAAGCGTCAGTAGCCGAGACGGGCCGATTTAATTCGGGATTTAAGATAGCGGGCTTTACGATTATGCCCGAATTACTTACCGTCGGGAATGTGGAACCGGCTTTGAGTGTGTTCCCTGTCCCGTCTTCCGACGGATACGTGAACGTTTCGGCCCGAAACAATATAGAGATGCTACGGGTAGTTGACCTTGGCGGGCGGGTAGTATATGAGGCCGTATATGCCCAGCACCAAAAGAAAGAAGCCGAGCTGGAACTGCGCAAGGGCGTATACACCTTGTTGGTCTGGACCAAAGACGGGCGAAATGCCCGCAAGGTAATAGTCAAATGA
- a CDS encoding STAS/SEC14 domain-containing protein, translating to MIHFEKTGTDNVYAFTIDGKIDKESLRVFYEVLEKKKQEGQRIKLLGEVKDMAGFDDLETFGLLMKTKLKALDMIERYAIVSDLPWIDTAVPIGDFLAQGMSIKKFASTERGEALEWLREKPAETLSSIDLTHLMGTRIYTCRLYGTLTKDKITELQKLLKDTAKGEKISLLCVIEHFKGVDSLTSLIKGFQTDLMSVGRIDKCALLTDAQWLAKFAPVYGHLLPGLAVRAFHLDEEEVAKGWLME from the coding sequence ATGATCCACTTCGAGAAAACAGGAACCGACAACGTATACGCCTTCACTATTGACGGCAAAATAGATAAGGAAAGCCTGCGGGTATTCTACGAAGTATTGGAGAAGAAAAAGCAGGAAGGCCAAAGGATAAAGTTGCTTGGAGAAGTCAAGGATATGGCTGGCTTTGACGATCTGGAAACTTTCGGGCTGTTGATGAAAACAAAGCTTAAGGCCCTGGATATGATCGAGCGTTACGCTATAGTGTCGGATCTGCCGTGGATTGACACAGCGGTGCCGATAGGTGACTTTCTGGCTCAGGGAATGAGTATCAAAAAATTTGCTTCGACGGAGCGTGGGGAAGCGCTGGAGTGGCTAAGGGAAAAACCCGCCGAGACGCTTTCCAGCATTGACCTGACTCATTTGATGGGTACGCGGATTTACACCTGCCGGCTATACGGAACCCTTACTAAAGATAAGATCACCGAACTGCAAAAGCTATTGAAAGATACGGCTAAAGGCGAAAAGATCAGCTTGCTGTGTGTAATCGAGCATTTCAAAGGAGTGGATAGCCTTACCTCTCTCATCAAAGGTTTCCAGACAGACTTGATGTCCGTGGGCCGAATAGATAAATGCGCCCTGCTAACCGACGCCCAATGGTTAGCCAAATTCGCCCCCGTGTACGGGCACCTGTTGCCGGGATTGGCGGTCAGAGCGTTTCACCTTGATGAAGAGGAAGTGGCGAAAGGTTGGTTAATGGAATAA